A DNA window from Ctenopharyngodon idella isolate HZGC_01 chromosome 10, HZGC01, whole genome shotgun sequence contains the following coding sequences:
- the bhlha9 gene encoding class A basic helix-loop-helix protein 9 has protein sequence MTLETVCRFSMASRGSFTSSEFSEEELDGSLQGSDELDSSDGSSPTGCYPNSTLSELEERQSKKRSRPVRSKARRVAANVRERKRIMDYNQAFNALRVALHHDLSGKRLSKIATLQRAINRISALSVFLTNNPPETTGKPCSHLECHGQPGGLWPETEPSPPVRLESQNFLSWHQPLTHHIQNPLHRLSSEQHVFTGPACPPSPHYPCFSPDAQLYTPSSVANPPRYGRIGDVGTYQPGVWGSCAPNHIDNYGETLQTLPLPWHMGYLQDAGPQHCHNTL, from the coding sequence ATGACACTGGAAACAGTCTGCAGGTTCTCCATGGCGAGCAGAGGAAGCTTCACCAGCTCCGAGTTCTCCGAAGAGGAACTGGATGGGAGTCTTCAAGGGTCAGACGAGCTGGACAGCAGCGATGGCAGCAGCCCAACAGGCTGTTACCCCAACAGCACCCTAAGCGAGCTGGAGGAGAGACAGAGCAAGAAACGCAGCAGACCGGTGCGCTCCAAAGCACGCAGAGTGGCGGCCAATGTGAGAGAGAGGAAACGCATCATGGATTATAACCAGGCCTTCAACGCGCTCCGGGTGGCTTTGCATCACGACCTGAGCGGCAAAAGGCTGTCGAAGATCGCCACGCTCCAGAGAGCCATCAATCGAATCTCTGCTTTGTCCGTCTTTCTCACCAACAACCCACCTGAAACTACAGGGAAGCCCTGCAGCCACCTTGAGTGTCACGGTCAGCCTGGCGGCTTGTGGCCAGAGACGGAGCCGTCACCTCCTGTCCGCCTCGAATCCCAGAACTTCCTCTCCTGGCATCAGCCACTCACCCACCATATACAAAACCCCTTGCACAGACTGTCCTCTGAGCAACACGTTTTTACAGGCCCTGCTTGTCCGCCGTCCCCTCACTACCCATGTTTCTCACCCGACGCCCAACTTTACACACCTAGCAGTGTGGCAAACCCACCCAGGTACGGACGGATAGGTGATGTCGGGACGTATCAGCCAGGAGTTTGGGGCTCTTGTGCCCCAAATCATATAGACAATTATGGGGAAACACTCCAGACGCTGCCTCTGCCCTGGCACATGGGCTACCTACAGGACGCTGGGCCTCAGCACTGCCACAACACACTGTGA